One Carya illinoinensis cultivar Pawnee chromosome 5, C.illinoinensisPawnee_v1, whole genome shotgun sequence genomic window, ggattttaagatatctacaaggctcttcagatacgtcactatgctttacaaaagtaGGTTTAAAACTatagggatatgtagatgctgatttagcaggtgacgttgacagcagaaaaagtactactggatttgtgtatacgctgggtggtccAGCtatatcgtgggcttctaagttacaaaagattgttgctctctcaactacagaagcgaaatacgttgctataactgaagcagggaaggaaatggtttggttgcagtcattcttggaggaattgggaaagaagaatgaaaaaggcattctgcacaatgatagtcagagtgctatttttcttgcaaagaatccagcctttcattccagaacaaaacacatacagttgcgataccattttatccgatctcttctcgatagtggacagctgatacttgagaagattcgaggaacagaaaacccagcagacatgttcacaaaagtagttactgttgacaaactgaagctgtgtgtagcttcagttggccttcgtacttaaaggcatgacttgaagttgctgtgatagttgctatgaagatatgtagactcatttgtctccaagtgggagattgttgcggatggagacaaaaagaaaataaaaagagaaaatggtGAGTCATGCACCGTTTGTCCCTTTGTCATATTAGGCACCAATTGCACcgaaaaaaatattgtaggctgctctctcctataaatagagaGAGCTCAATTGTAGGTGTGTGCATCAGAGAGAAAAAACagagtgtgtgctgcgtgtgtgTGCAGATagagtgtgggagagaaagaagagaaaaacagagtgggtgagcagagagagatttctgtaaaagttattttcatagtgaaattatagcatctgtggacgtaggcattGCCGaatcacgttaaatttcgtccctcctttatttagaatcgtcacTGTGttagaacagctcccaacaaagCCGGCCcgcaatttataattaggaaACTGAAGAAATTAGCTTATACATATATAGCATTACCAAGAGAAGTTTCATGATTCTATATAAAAGTTGTTTTCTTAACATTTTGGAGAAGCTTTTGTTAGATGTGCAACTCATACGTACCTTGGCAACCATCAGGGAGGTATGGGTTTCCGTCATAACCTTCTTTGCACTTGCAACGATACCCATCGACCCCTTCTGGGGGATTTTCACATGAGGTGTTCCCTCCGCATATGTAATATTGTTTTTTCGGAGCAGTTTTACACGTTTCACTACCGATTGCCCAATCAAGAACCATTGGATAGGTCTCGATATCTCGCATGCTTTCAAGATAACTTGAGGAGAAATTGAACTTGTCATCCTCTTTAGCCACAAAAGCAAAGCTGCATGGATTGAATTCAGAGACATTTCTGTGTTTGTTATAGCTATGAGCATCCAAAGTAAAGTTCTTCAATCCCGTTGGGATGTCAACCTGGCAACACCCAATCCCAGTGCAAGATCCATTTTCGACATTTATAAGACTTTTGCATTTAGACATGCAGCCTATGGAGAAGCTTTCATTGTTTCGGAAAGCATTGAGCTGGTAGGCATAAGTATGGCAGCCGATGGTGACGAACTTGTTTTTGGTGTTGGAAATTGTGAAAGCCGGGTAGTTGATCGAGGGATTGTTGTTAGACACAAGCACACCATTCTCGTAACACTGACTGGCTATATACATCAAGATCTCAAGCTTGCCGTCCATGGAAATGTCTGTGACATTCACATTATCACCGGCTATTAGTTCAGAAGGATGGCCGGACGAATCGTTACATCTCAAGAAAAAATCACCATTTAGCTAGGGAGCAATCTTCAGTTGTACCAAATGGATAAGGAACTCGAACATCTAGTAATGCTATATTATAGCGTGCagtgtattttctttttcaaatagagAATACATACGGTACTTTTTTCGAATCCGTTTCAAGATTTGGCTTGCATGCACCAGACATCATTGAATgtatcttatatattaaaaaaacttctTGTGAGACAATTTTACACCATACATCTCTCTTCTTAATTAATATGAgtatgatttgtcatttttatcattatatttaaatacacatatttaagtattaagatagaggaataaaaataacaaatcatataTTGATTAAGTAAATGTATGTGATGTAAGACTTTTATGTAaaaacttttattaaaaaaaggaagGATAAGCTTGGTTTAAATGAACATATGAGGAAACCTCGCCATTCTATTGTAGATTCGATGAATGAATAAACAGAAAAAAAGACTTTTttagagcattagcattggactcatcaaattcatctttaaaatttgatgaaaagtataaatttttcataaatccaaaaccttcatatctataattccacattgaattagtcattagattcatcaaaataataatataatattattttttaataataatatttttaatttttttcttcatattttgtaattatgctaaccatatggacattaatagtttaatttagtacttaaataattgattctcaaataatttagaataaaataaaataaaaccattgcctattaaaattagaataaaatattagtttgaaagtagaatagtagaccttcaaatttgaaggaagagCAACAATTACTGTACCTAAAAACTTTCTAAATATCTCTTTAATAAATtcaatacaaatttattttaaataaattcatcaaaattaaaaaatacattaacttTTGATGAAATTCACTTTTCATTTTAAGATTCACTTTTCATTAACTGAATCTGAGAAGAGTAAAAGTAGAGTCATGCGaaacttttcttcttcattataAAACTGAGTTGTGTACAGGTGTTTTCATCAACCTATTTATACAAGAGAAGTTGAATGTAACTAAGTAACTAACTATTACATCAGGCCAATAACATTGAGCCACATCATGATCACTATCTTAGAATGAAAAGTGAATCATGTACTCTAAGAGACTTTGCTCATATTACCATGTATACGTTCCTCACCATCTTCTCCTTCTATATATACACTCCCAGTAATCAATCTCTTATAGCAGAGCCCAAAAACCAACTCTCTTATAGCAGagctctctcttctctaaaatGGCAAGCGTTGCGGTGCCTGCCCACCATGGTCAACCGACAAGTGAAGTTCGTTGGTCAACTGGTCTTTTTGACTGCTGCTCTGATATGCATATCTGTAAATTCCTAATCTCTTCCGTTCCTTAGTCAGGTTATAATTAATATTCTGTGTTCAATAATGTTAATGCCTTTCGTTTCCTCACCTTGTTATATACTGCGAAGATCCACACAGAAATGCTCGTTTACAGTGATTGGAGAAAGTGGGGGGGTTTAAAACTAAAGCTACGTACTTTTGTCACAGGTTGCTTGACATATTGGTGTCCATGCGTTGCTTTCGGGCGGATCTCCGAAATTGCAGACAAAGGATCCTCCTGTAAGTAGGATAaaatcacatatatacatataaatacatatatatgtgtgtgtgtgtgtgtgtgtgtgtgtgtgtgttctacGATGTATGTAGCTTTAATTTGTGTTAATTTTGGTCAGCTTGCGCTGGAAATGGCGTGCTATATTACCTCCTCCAGATTGTAACTGGTTGTGGTTGTTTGTACTCGTGCATATACCGTGCTAAACTTCGAAAACTCTATATGTTGGAGGAGAGCCCTTGTGGGGATTGTTGTGTTCATTGTTTCTGCGAGCAGTGTGCCTTGTGTCAAGAGTATCGTGAGCTGCAAAACCGGGGCTTTGATGTGTCTGCcggtaaattaaaatatttctaacagaatatatatatatatatatatatatatatatatatgagtaattcTAATTGGTAAATACAAACTCCAATTTATAAATGAATCTCTtataagtgttttttttttttttttttttttgtaaaaaagtaagaTGGTccactaaaaatactttttcatATCGAgatctacttttttacaaaaaagtaaaataaataaaaaat contains:
- the LOC122311705 gene encoding protein PLANT CADMIUM RESISTANCE 2-like, giving the protein MASVAVPAHHGQPTSEVRWSTGLFDCCSDMHICCLTYWCPCVAFGRISEIADKGSSSCAGNGVLYYLLQIVTGCGCLYSCIYRAKLRKLYMLEESPCGDCCVHCFCEQCALCQEYRELQNRGFDVSAGWDGNSQKNNQGVAMAPVVEGGMKR